The genomic stretch TTCGTTCTGGCGGCTTGAGTGAGGCTCGGGCTAGCACGTCTTGGTGCTCGAAGAGGCTTTCTGTGGAAGAATCGAGTATGAGCTCGCCCTCGGCCATCACTAGTGCTCGTTTCGAATGAGCCGCGACCACTTTCATGTCATGAGTAATTATTATGATTGTCTTCCCAAGCTGGTTAAGTCGGTCAATTAGGACCATGACCGATTCGCGACCTCTGTAGTCCATCCCCGTCGTTGGTTCGTCGATTACCATCACCTCGGGGTCCATCGACAAGATTGATGTTATCGTAATCATTCTGCGAACCCCCTTCCCAAAGAAGAGCGGTGATTCCTTACGGTTGGGCGTGAGGCCTGTCACGTCAAGGGCACGGTCGACTCTTCTCCTGACCTCGTCCGGCTTCAGTTTGAGGTTCTTCGGACCGAATTCGACCTCCTGTTCAATGGTGGTTGCGAAGAGCATGTAGTCTGGATTCTGGAAGACGTAACCCACTATTCTCGCGAGTTTCTCGGAACGGGTGGTAGCCGTGTCAAGCCCGCCCACGACGACCTTTCCTTTGGTCGGGCGGAGAAGCCCATTGAAGTGTTTGACCAGCGTAGATTTCCCAGAGCCATTCTTTCCGATTAGAGCGATGTAATCCCCTTTACGAATCGTCAGGTCTATGTTGCGGATTGCTTCAACGCCATTAGGATACTCGTGCCAGAGACCCAGCGTCTGGATTATGTCTTGCAATAGGCAAACTCACGCTTGCACCACCTTTCAATATTTAACCCTAGGAAAGTTCTGCGGTATTACCGCTACCTGTCCGATTGGTCTAGCTGGCTGTCTGTGTGGCCATGGGAGCTGATGGAGATGCTGCGGGTTTCTCCATTTTCGCCATCTTCCCAGAGTAAAGGCCTGTCCTCTTGAACACTGGGGTCAGTGTTCGCAACAAGACGCAGTTGATGACTGCCAGAAGAAGACTGCTAAGAACCGTCGTCCATACTATCGTCCAAAGCAGTCCGTAATTTGGTGGGAATGTTCCGAGGAGGAGGTTCACGAAGAGAATGCCGGCTACGGCGAAGAGCAGGACCTCGTTGAGGACGATGTTTATGACCCAGTCTCTTGCCCTTTTCATGTCTGCTAGTCCGCTCGGAGCTAGAAGATACATCCCTCCCATCATCACGCCAACGGTGAAAATCAAATCCCCGACGGCGTTTTGCGGACCACCTGACACAAGGAAGTTCTTGCCGAGCACTCCGCCTATCAGACCGATGGCGAATCCTCTCTTGCCAAACCAGAGCGGGACGGTGAAGATAAGGAGCACTGGCAGAAAGAAGGAGATGAACCCAGAGACCACTGTTGTGAAACCCGAAAGATATGCGAGAACTACCCAGAGTGCGCTGAAAGCAGCTATGACCACATAGTCGCGTGCTTCCACGTATTCCCGAGCCGGCCTTGTTATTTAAGACTGAGTCGTATGTCTCGCTTCATTCACCCGCCACGCCGAGAATTCGTATATATTGTCAGGGCGAGATGCCGAAGCCGAGTTTCGGTGGAAACGCGAGTCGTAAACCTCGACGGCCGAACGATAGCCGAGACCACGGTTCACGACTTCAAGACGGCCCTTCGAGGACCGCTGCTCCGACCCGGGACGCCCGAATATGAG from Candidatus Bathyarchaeia archaeon encodes the following:
- a CDS encoding ATP-binding cassette domain-containing protein, translating into MQDIIQTLGLWHEYPNGVEAIRNIDLTIRKGDYIALIGKNGSGKSTLVKHFNGLLRPTKGKVVVGGLDTATTRSEKLARIVGYVFQNPDYMLFATTIEQEVEFGPKNLKLKPDEVRRRVDRALDVTGLTPNRKESPLFFGKGVRRMITITSILSMDPEVMVIDEPTTGMDYRGRESVMVLIDRLNQLGKTIIIITHDMKVVAAHSKRALVMAEGELILDSSTESLFEHQDVLARASLKPPERIEFANELGMKEHGRVPSIDDVSKKLREIILGGEESEAQS